The genomic region GGGGAACTTCGACTGGCCGGTCTCGGCCGCGTCGACCCAGAGCTTGGAGATACGGTGCTGCACCTGCCGCATGATGCCCTCGGGAATGCAGGTGTCGGTCACGCGGTTGAAGCCGCCCTCGTAAAGCTCCTTTTCCGCCTCGGGCGAGAGATCCCGGTATTCGGGGACCATCTTGTACTCGTTGTGATTGAAGAGGTTGAAGAGGTCCTCCTCAAGGTTGGCGGCGGTGCAGCTTATGGCGTGGACCTTGTCCTTGCGGATCATCTCGGCCAGGGAAATGCCGAGCTCGCAAGTGCTCATGGCCCCGGCCATGGACAAGAACATCTTGCCGCCCTTGCCGAGCAGGTCGTTCCAGGCCTTGGCGGCGTCCAGGGTCTCGCGGGCGTTGAAGTGACGGAAATGGGTTTCCATGAAACGGGATATGGCGGCCATCATGACTCCTTCGGTTATGTCGGGGCGGGGCTGTATGGGGAAAATCCCCGCACCACGTGATGCCTGGGCAGTGGGCGAATGTGCCTTGATAACAGGTATGGCCCAGGACGCGAGAACGAGAAACATAGCCGCTCTTGGGCGCACCGTAAAGCGGCGCGCCCCGGACTTTCCCGCACAAATGGGGCTACAGGCCGAGCAACGCGCGCAAAGCGGCCTTGATGCCATCCTTGTCGATACCGCAAATCGCCCGCAAGGCCTTTTGCGCGCCGTGCTCCACAAAGTCGTCGGGCAGCCCCAGCCGCCGCACGGTCAGCCCGGTAAGCGCCCCGGCGTCGGCGAGCATCTCCAGCACGGCCGAACCGAAGCCGCCCTGCAGCACGTTTTCCTCGGCCGTCAGCCACAAGGGGAATTCCTTGGCCAGCGCCAGCAACTGCTCACGCGGCAACGGCTTGACAAAGCGCGCGTTGAAAACCGCCACCTCGCGCCCGGTCTCGGCGGCCAGTTCGTTGGCCGCGACCACGGCCGGCATGACCCGGCTGCCGATGGCGACGACCAGCCCGTCCTTGCCGGGCCGCGCCATCTCCCCCTTGCCGATGGGCAGAGGCTCGGGCTTTTCCGGCAGAGGCAGGCCTTCGCCGGCCCCGCGGGGATAGCGTATGGCCACGGGGCCGGACTGGGCCAGGGCCGTTGCCAGCATCCCCGGCAGTTCCGCCTCGCTGCCCGGGGCCATCACCGTCAGGTGGGGGATGTGGCGCAGGTAGGACAGGTCAAAGGCCCCATGGTGGGTGGCCCCGTCCTCGCCCACCAGCCCGGCCCGGTCGAGGCAGAAGGTCACGGGCAGGTTTTGCAGGCACACGTCGTGCACGATCTGATCATAGGAACGCTGCAAAAAGGTGGAATAGACGGCGACCACGGGCTTGAAGCCCTCCTTGGCCAGACCGGCGGCAAAGGTCACGGCGTGCTGCTCGCAGATGCCGACGTCCACGAAGCGCTCGGGCATGGCGGCGGAGAAATCGGAAAGCCCCGTGCCCTCGGGCATGGCGGCGGTGATGGCCATGACGCGCGCATCGTCCTTGGCCAGGGCGGTCAGGGCCCGGCCGAAGACCTGGGTGTAGCTCGGCGGGCACACGCCCGGCTTTTCCACCAGCCCGGTCTCGGGCTCGAAACAGCCCACCCCATGAAAATAGGTGGGGTTTTTCTCAGCCGGGGCGTAGCCGCGCCCCTTTTTGGTCAGCACGTGGACCAGCACCGGGCCCTCGATCTCGCGCACTTCCTTGAACACCTCGGTCAGACGCGCCGTGTCGTGGCCGTCGATGGGACCGAGGTAGTTGAAGCGGAAAGCCTCGAACAGCATGCCGGGCGTGAAAAAGCTTTTGAACGACTCCTCGCCGCGCTTGACGTAGCCCATGACGTCGCCGCCGAAGGGGAAGGAACTGATCCAGTTCTCCATGTCCTTTTTAAACCGCTTGACCCAGCGCTGGTTGAGCTTGCGGCTTAAGAAAAGCGAAAGCGCGCCGACGTTTTTCGAGATCGACATCTCGTTGTCGTTTAAGACGACGATGAGCCGGCCGCCCCAGCCGCCGGCCTGGTTGAGCCCCTCGTAGGCGAGTCCGGCGGTCATGGAGCCGTCGCCGATGATCGCCACCACGTCGTGGTCCTCGCCCTTGCGGTCCCGGGCCATGGCCATGCCGAGGGCGGCGGAGATGGAGGTGCTCGAATGGCCCACGCCGAAATGGTCGTAGGGGCTTTCGGCCGGGCGCGGAAAACCGCTTATGCCGTGCAGAGTGCGCAGGGTATGGAAGTTCTCCTGGCGGCCGGTCAAAAGCTTGTAGGCATAGGCCTGATGGCCCACGTCCCACACCAGCCTGTCCCGGCCGGGATCGAACACGGAGAGAAGGGCCAGGGTCAGCTCCACCACGCCGAGCGACGGGGCCAGATGGCCGCCGTTCATGGAGACCGTGCCGATGATGACCTGCCGGATCTCCTCGGCCAGGACAGCCTTTTCCTCCGGCGTCAACCCGGCCACGTCATGGGGAGTTTGAATCCGGGGAAGGATGTGAAGCGCCGTGTCCGAAAGTACGGTCATCTGCTGGTCCTTTTCTTGTGCCTGCCGGATGACGCCAAAAGTGGGCATCGACAGCACGGCTTCATTGCCGGCCATCACCAGACGTCGTGATGGACCCGGTCGGGCCGATAGCGGTCCTTTGGGGCGGGCTGCTCGGCCGGATGGCCGATGACGAGCAGCGCCATGGGGGTTGTCGTCTCCGGCATCTTGAGCAACGCCCGAAACGCCGCCACCCGTTCGGGCAGCGGATAAATGCCGGTCCACACCGCGCCAAGGCCCATGGCATGGGCGGCGAGGAGCATGTTCTGGGCGCAGGCCGACGTGTCCTCGATCCAATAGCCGCCGCATTTGTCCAGGGAGAGATCGCCGGCGACCAATATGGCCACCGGGGCGTTTTTGGCATAGGCGGCGTAGGGGTTGATGCCACCGACCTTGGCCAGGATCGCC from Solidesulfovibrio fructosivorans JJ] harbors:
- a CDS encoding nitroreductase family protein, translated to MIGKARRMGRRRVLGLLAGAAPALFAARAAWAGETPAAMDAITAIKTRRSVRAYTAEPVTDAKVEEILRCGMQAPSACNEQPWQFVVVRDKAILAKVGGINPYAAYAKNAPVAILVAGDLSLDKCGGYWIEDTSACAQNMLLAAHAMGLGAVWTGIYPLPERVAAFRALLKMPETTTPMALLVIGHPAEQPAPKDRYRPDRVHHDVW
- the dxs gene encoding 1-deoxy-D-xylulose-5-phosphate synthase, which produces MTVLSDTALHILPRIQTPHDVAGLTPEEKAVLAEEIRQVIIGTVSMNGGHLAPSLGVVELTLALLSVFDPGRDRLVWDVGHQAYAYKLLTGRQENFHTLRTLHGISGFPRPAESPYDHFGVGHSSTSISAALGMAMARDRKGEDHDVVAIIGDGSMTAGLAYEGLNQAGGWGGRLIVVLNDNEMSISKNVGALSLFLSRKLNQRWVKRFKKDMENWISSFPFGGDVMGYVKRGEESFKSFFTPGMLFEAFRFNYLGPIDGHDTARLTEVFKEVREIEGPVLVHVLTKKGRGYAPAEKNPTYFHGVGCFEPETGLVEKPGVCPPSYTQVFGRALTALAKDDARVMAITAAMPEGTGLSDFSAAMPERFVDVGICEQHAVTFAAGLAKEGFKPVVAVYSTFLQRSYDQIVHDVCLQNLPVTFCLDRAGLVGEDGATHHGAFDLSYLRHIPHLTVMAPGSEAELPGMLATALAQSGPVAIRYPRGAGEGLPLPEKPEPLPIGKGEMARPGKDGLVVAIGSRVMPAVVAANELAAETGREVAVFNARFVKPLPREQLLALAKEFPLWLTAEENVLQGGFGSAVLEMLADAGALTGLTVRRLGLPDDFVEHGAQKALRAICGIDKDGIKAALRALLGL